The Spiroplasma citri genomic sequence GCATATTGTGTTTACAATTAAAACTCCGATTATTATTTGTTCTATATTTAAAATTTCGAGATTTAATCAAAAAAGTATAAAATCAATTGGAAAATAAATTATTAAATTTATTAATAATAGTAGGATAATTTTTCAGAAATTATGACATTTTATTAAATAAATAATCCTTAATAAAATTGCTAATAAACCAGTTCCTAAATTTCAACATAATGATCCTAGCGTAAAACCCCATAATGATAAATCAACTAATAAATGACCAACAAAACCAATAAATAAACATCAATATCAATTTAAAATAAAAGTACTAATAAAAACTGGGATTAAAAATAATGGAATTGATGTTCTTAAAATAATTTGTATTCGCATTACTTGGGATAATACAACCATCATCGCAATTAAAACTGCTATATAATTTATGTTTTTAATTAATAAAAAATAATTATTGTTTTTGCATTTTTTTATATTTAGCATAACTTAGGCCTAATTTTTTAGCTTGTCTTTTATCTTTTTGTTTTTGTTTATATTCTTCATCAATTAAATTAATGTTGTTTAATAATTCTGTTTTTTGTACGTCAGACAAACCACAATTAGATAATGCAATTAAATAAAGTTTTTGTTTTTCTTGTTCTAATTCTATTTTTTCTAACTTAGCCAAAATTGAAGCAATATTCATTTTTTTATTTCCTTTCTCTTAAAATTCAAATTTAAACTGAATATTTTTTAATCTTTTTTTAATTATTTTGTAATATTCATTATTTATTTCACAACCCAATCACTTTCGATTTAACTGTTCACAAGCATAAGCTGTTGTACCACTTCCTAAAAAACAATCTAAAATTAAATCATTTTCTTTGCTATATTTACTAATTAATCGATTAAATATATATAATGGTTTTTCTGTTGGGTGTCTCGTTAATTTTTTTCCGATTGAATAATTAAAAATTGTTTTTTTACTTTCATAATCATTTTTATAATTCGGAATTCGATGTTTTTTAGAATAAATTATCATACAATATTCTTTATCTTGATAAATATGATTATTAGTTGGCATTGGATTTGTTTTGTTTCAAAGAATAAAATCATAAAGCATATCTTTTTTACGAACTCAATCTAAATAATCAATAATTTGTTGTCTATTCATTCAAATTAACATAAATTTAGTTTTTGAAATTCGATAAAACTCATCTAAATAAGTATTTATCTATTTAATATATAATCTTAAAACTTTGTATATTATTTAAAACTTTTTTGGGAATATTTTAATTTAAACTTTTTAAGTCTTTAATTAATTGTTCTTCTTTTTCAATACTTCAATTTGTTAAATTATTATTGTTATTATTTGCTTTTACTTTTTTAGGTTCACTTGAAAATAATGCTTCTTTCATATTAGTAAAGTAATTTTGTTTATATTGATTATATAAATTAATTAATTCCGTTCCAGTTAAATATTTTCAAATATTTCGCTTTAAATTTTCATCATATTTTACAATAGGGTAAGAATTATCATAAATCAAACCGATTGCTACTTGTTCCAAATGTTTTTCACTCGGATAAATAAACTTATTACTCAATCAAAAACCAATATGACGATTATGATTAGGTAAATTAATAAAACTTGCTTTTTCTGTTGCAAAAGGTATAAATTCCTTACTAAATAAAACAATTATCTATATTCTTATTTTTCTTAACAAAATTACTCAATTTTATCAAAATCTCATAACTAAATATTTGTTTAATAAACATTGTTATATTTAATGTTTATCTATTGTTTATTTAATGTTTAATAAACATTGTTATTAACATTATTAAAAATATAAAATAGTAAAAATTGGCACACTGAAAAATACTATTAACAAGTTTAATAAAAGAAATATAAAATTAAAATTAATAAATCTAATAGCATAACTAGTGTGCCATAGATGAGTTATTCATCTTGTTATATTAGAATTATTTAATTTTACTAAAAAAGATTTTTAAATACCCAGTTTTTCAATCAAACTCTATCCTTGAATTTTCCAAATTATTATAAAGTCAAATTTTTTCTTTGTTTATATACTTAATTTGATTTAATAAAACTTTGTGATTTTGACAAGTTCATAAAATTTTATTTGTTTCAAATTCTTCGGTGATAAATGATGATAATTTATAACAATTAATAACATCACATATTTTTTGTTGTTTAATAATTTTCATTTTTATAAATCAAATTTAATATTGACTATAATAAATATCTTCAAATCATT encodes the following:
- a CDS encoding DNA-methyltransferase produces the protein MLIWMNRQQIIDYLDWVRKKDMLYDFILWNKTNPMPTNNHIYQDKEYCMIIYSKKHRIPNYKNDYESKKTIFNYSIGKKLTRHPTEKPLYIFNRLISKYSKENDLILDCFLGSGTTAYACEQLNRKWLGCEINNEYYKIIKKRLKNIQFKFEF